The DNA region GACTTCTTTTGCAAAATTGCAGGAAAAGAAGAGGTGAAGGATAGATTCAAGGTTGCCACATAAAGGGGAGACCACCTCTTTGTTCACATTTCGTATCTTCAAGATTTCTCCCAACGGTAATGCTTCTCTCATCAACTTCCACATGAAGAGTTTTAGCTTTGGTGAAATTTGTGAATTCCAGATATGGGCATTCCAGTTAAAGCCTCTAGTCAAGTCTTGTTAGGGGACACCATCTGGGCCGTGGACAATGCTCTCATAGTAACCGGATTCTGCATAATAAATACTATATGTCGTTGGAAGCCAGGCTTAGGTATCTTTTGCTCCTAATTTACTCAGCTTGATCTCCAGGATTTTGTCGACGTATCCTGGGAGGGTTTGTTGTAATTTTTCTCTATCCCAGTCCTTGGTTGCTGGAGATATCAGACTTGTAACAGTGAGGTTTTTTGTGTCTTGCGGGGGAGACCCCATTGGTATTAGTGAGGAGGTAAGAGAGATCCATGGATCTGTCCAGATAAAGGTATCATTCCCATTACCAATTACCTTCCCTAGGTGTGATTTCAGGAGATATTTTCCAATTAGTATTCCCCTCCAGCCATGAGAGGAGGAAGTAGGAGCTACACTCTCTAGAAATGGGGTAGAGAGGCAGTATTTTCCTAGGAGAACTCTTGCCAAGAGACAAGCAGGGTTAGTCAGGATTCTCCAACTAATATTTGCCAGGAGTGCGCCGTTAAAGCTCTGTAGATCTCTAAAGCCTAGTCCCTCTTCTCCTTTTGCTCTTGGAATTTTTTTCCATGATACCcagcatattttctttttctccatacTTTCATCCCATCAGAAGCGTGTTAAACCGATTGGATATGTTTGTACAGGGAGTTAGGGAGCTTGAAGTACGACATGGAGTAAGTTGGCATGGCCTCTAAGACTGATTTTAGTAATGTTGTCTTTCAGCTGCCGATAGGTAACAAGTTGACCAGCTACAAGCTCGTTGCCGGATCTTGTCTACTATGCTGGTGAATAAATCTTTTTTCTTCCTATCAAATAACTCAGGTAATCCAAGATATTTgcctaatttttcttttttctggaTTTCCAGTTGGGTTTTAATTCTCTCTTTTGTCTCCAATGGAGTTTTGACAGAGAAAATTATAGCTGATTTGTCTGCATTAATTTTCTGACCTGATGCTAATTCGTATTGTTGGAGGATTTGCATCAACGTGGTACAGTTAAAAAAAGGGAAGAGAGCATTGTACTGGTGCATAAGCTGATTGATGAAGAtagtttatataaaacttttgggatttaaaaaaaaaatgtaaaacatttgGTGCTTATAGAAATGTCAACTATTGGGGTTTTATTTCTAGTATAATATAAGACTCAGACTTTGGTAGTCAATTTATAATACACCGTCATTACTATTGttggttgacaaaaatatatattattggaaGATTAGATTTAAAACCTTCGGGAtatgtgattatatatattgtaaaggCAACCTGTGACCAAACTTTTCGATTGGAAGTCAAATGTGTtagaaaaacaatttttcttattaaatgaTATTGAGATTGATTCTTCAAACAACATGATAATTAATACATATGTAATATAGTACAGGATTAAGAGATATCAAAGAacatgataattaattaaaaaaaaaaaaaaaaaaaaaaaaaaaaaaaaaaaNNNNNNNNNNNNNNNNNNNNNNNNNNNNNNNNNNNNNNNNNNNNNNNNNNNNNNNNNNNNNNNNNNNNNNNNNNNNNNNNNNNNNNNNNNNNNNNNNNNNNNNNNNNNNNNNNNNNNNNNNNNNNNNNNNNNNNNNNNNNNNNNNNNNNNNNNNNNNNNNNNNNNNNNNNNNNNNNNNNNNNNNNNNNNNNNNNNNNNNNNNNNNNNNNNNNNNNNNNNNNNNNNNNNNNNNNNNNNNNNaaaaaaaaaaaaacaagataaagcATGAAGAAGATCAAACACCATGGGAACCACAATCATCTTGAGGAACTCCTCCATCACCAGCTTGTGTATCTAGTTTCTTCACTCCAGGAAGAGGAGTCATCGGAAAAGAATATGCTCCGAGAGCATAAAGATGATCTGTCGTAGACAGTCCATGGAACCCAACAAGAGCACAACCTTTGCTCTCGAGCAAGAAACTGCTGTTAGAGGCATTTCCCATTCTTAAAGAGGTTCTATTTCTTGATGTTTTAAAAGTCAATGACGTTATCTTCGTGTAGCCATAGGGATTTATATAAGTCCCCTCCACAGCCGTGAGATACTCATTTGGATAATCCAATACAAACTGCAACAAAATGAGTTTTGTACGTATAAGCTGTGAACACACATATAGATAGATAAATATATTGTTCAATCAATATTTATAGCTTTAGGAATTATGACCTCTTTTTTTGAAACATCGTCCATGAAAATCTTCATCCCGTGCACACGGGTTTCCTCTTTTCCGCCATTAATGTATTCGAACTCGATACACCtaatcaaatcattaaaataaacgCACACCTTTTTCACACCCTGGAAAGTACCATCATCCCATATGTTACCCCCACAACCTTTGTATTCTAATTTAGTTAGAGGAAGATTTGTGATATAAGCTCCAAGAGAGTTTAGGTTATCCTGAGCAAATCCATGAAACCCAATGATCTCATGGCCGGTGCATTCAAGTGTGAACTTTGTACCCTTTTCAACGTCTCCCATTACTTCTGAAGTCTTTATGTTGGTTTTGAATTGAAGTGCTTTAATCACACCAGAAACTTCGTCGTAGTAACCGTCAATAGATAGCAGATATTCCTTGTCGATATGGTTTATCTCAAACTACAACAGAAATggaataaataattaacattaatatatagaaaaccaaGACGCGTTAGCTTGTTACCTGgttcataaaatttaatatttaaatattcttCTTCACACGTACCGGTTCTAGCTTGTTACCTGGACCCGTCTCAGAACCATGGATTTGCTCTTTTCCCGGATGTCCATCCTTGTCgacataatttaatttgatgtaTTGTATGCCTTTAGTATTAATACGTACTTGAATCTTTGTTACACTGTCATTGTCAGCTCCATCATCCCACTCTTTCCCTCCCTTGCCCCCTTGCGCTTCCATTCTTGTAGGAGTTATCGAAGTGAAATATGCATCAAGATCCTTAAGTGCATTGTCAGCAGATCCCTGAAACCCAATAATTTTCTTTCGATGGCTTGCCAGTTTAAATTTATCTCCGGTAGTATATCCCATCATATCAGAGACCCTGAAGTTGGTTTTGAATTGAATTGCATTAATGCACCGACCGGGGTTGCAGTAACCCTCAACGGATTCAAGATATTCATTTTTAAGATTGTTAATCTCAAACTGTGTAACAGttggtgaaaacaaaaaaaatatcaatattaataATCCTCctgaatacaaaatttaataaaggGAAGGGTTATTCAATAGCATATTTTCCAAGTCGTACCATCAGCATGTAACCTCCATTCGAGTCTCCATGGAATGATCCATTTTTCGGTTGCCCAGACTTTACATAGTCAATCTTGATGAACTGTATGTAGTATTTACCACCTACCACATATATCTTTGTCACATCATCGTGGTCGCATCCATCATCCCACTTAGTCCCTTCCCTTTGGGTCATTCCAAACGCATTTGAATCTCCAGACATGGTGTTGTACTGCGTTGCTTACCTGAAAATTTGCATCAATACCCACTTGTTTTTCATTTTGggaaattaaaaaggaaaataaaaccaTTTCAAGACAGGGAACATACAGATCTAGAGTGAAGGAAGAAGACCATTTGCAGAAATACATATAAAGAAGATCTAGCTTGTAAATGACGTACGTCCCTCTTAAAATGGTAAgatgaataaatatatatataagataatgtATATAATTAACTGGAGTGAAACATTGTCTAGattgtttaaaacaattatcattatgtttataaaaatctaTCTAAGAACTTAAGGCTTAAACATTgacttaaaaaagaaacaaatatgcataaggagagggagagggagCTGATCTCTGATGATGGAGTAGTGAAAGTCGAAGAATAGATAGTACTGCGGTGATCTTTAAGCCCATGGATGAAAgctatttatatacaaattttgggtcttttatatatatataaatacttttcATCCATCGGCTTTGAGtcttttataattgtaaaatacaACTGGGTCTTTTATTGGGAGCAAATTGTTAAATGAGTCCTCTGCAACATTGAATTTTGAAACTCTAATTTGGACTATGTCAACCAtagttttatttgatataaatgATTTAGacttcaaaagaaaagaaaaggtttctGACTTGATCAAGATAGTTTCCAATGCCTTCTATAACCTTTTTAGAAAATTCCATCCACTATACTGCATAGTCATCTTAAAACATTGAGTTTGTTTTGAAATCttaaataaaatcttatataaaagaCGAAATGAAGTCTTTCCCACGATTACTGTTTTGCGAGATTGTAAGTTTGATCCACCGTTTAGAAACCTTCACATTGTGCTTACATAATGGAACTATATACTTGCAAAGTATCTTTATTTTAgctaattttcttctaatttgtcAACGCTTGCATTTTCGTCCTTGGACTTGGTAGAAggataaaatttacaaattattaataACTCATATTCTTGCCTTCTTGGACTTGTTAAAAGGATACAATCAAGTTAATCCGTTACATTTAATATTCACGAAGTTAACTATGATTTTAGCATATGTCAAATAAACGATTATATTTTGACATCTATTAATTATTTAAGGTTTACGTATTACTTGGTCACTAAGTAAATAAAGTCTAGGCTTCGGATTGTAACtaataaagagagaataaaaaacaAGACATTAATTTCGTCTTGATTCAccaaaatttacatcatttagaAGTAATATGTACATATagatccaaaatatatttgattctttctttttaatgttgAACTAGAGAAGAAAAGTATGtgatatattgtgtttttgatAGTTTTAAGGCATTTTTCACCTTTCTCTCCATTCATTTCATTTGCACTTGCATTCGTTCTTGTTAGGTTTAATGGAACTGGaaaaatgtattaattgtgAGTTAAATGAAGCAAATGAATGATAGTGATATCAATAGAAAGTTGAAGAATTGGACTGAAGATCTATGATCCGAGAGGGGAAGTTGCATAAGCTTTGTGACCTAAGAACACACATTAGGTTTAATTTCTTGATTAGAACCATAAAGTTTGATTGCTTTAAATTAGTGACCTTGGATTATTAGTTAAGAATCATTTGAATTAGTCCTGAGCATATAATCTGAAACCGAACAAACTGATCTGAACAGATCCGAATAAACCGAATACAcagttaatttatatatatttagatttataaGTTAATATTATTTTCGGGCCTTGTTAGAAGCGCATTAACTATTAATGgatcttttataaaaatttaaacttaaatcACCAAAAGGAGGATTCAAATCTGAGACCTTGAGGTTAGGGACACACGCTCTAGCCATATGAGCTATtccaaattttttgattttactctccatattatatatataagggatTCGGTTTAAGTtcgaaatttttaaaaaaattaaaaactgatCTAAATCCGAACGAATCCGAACCGATCCTATCCAAAAAAACAGTCGGATTCTAATAGATTCTATATATATCCCAActcaaaaaatccaaaattcgaAAAATCTGATCCAATCCGAACCAAAAATCCGAACGCTCAGGACtaatctaaatcaaatctctaatTTTGTTTATCAGCCTTGATAGTGtagttataaattttagttattccGCTTGTGGGAATATGATGTTTTATGTGACGACTAGGCTCAGAAACAACATGAATCGAAAATATACTgttttgacaacaacaacaacaaaaataatttttgttatttcccAAAACCACTCGATTAACctatctcacaaactctctattCTATTACACACGCAATAAAAGATGGGTATTTCTCATATTACAAATAGTGAACGTATTAtaatttctattaaattttgaaGACATACTAAATCACAAACACacccaaaaaatataaaagtttatgtGAGTTTGAAAATTGTTTTCCATACCACTTTTCAAAAatgcaatttaaaaaaaaattatcaaatatacTCAAATAAGTATaagtttaaaacattataaaaggACACACAaactacttatatatatatatgtatataaaatcttataaataccgtataaatattttataaaagctttataaatgttttgtaagaccataaaaaaaaacttttaaacccTTATAAAATCTAACAAACACTTGAAACGAGTCTAGAGTAGTAGATATCATCAAGAAATATCTTataaacattacaaaattttataaacttttcaaatttaataagagatatttttgaaagttagacagataaaaaatatatttaaaaaaaaaatcatactaacAGAGGTATGTCtcaaaaattctttaaaaaattgaacCAAATAAAGGATTCAAAAAAATGAGGCATATTAGTTTATCTATAGCTTTGTAGTCTTAACCGGTCCTGTCCTACCAAACTCTTTGTGTTACTTAGGAAATATAATCTCACAATTGTTATTATGGAAAGAAACATGAGTTTTTACTATTTCTTAGAAAAGAATGTCTATCAAAATGAGATTGGGaaagacaaatcaaaacaaacataagagAGATATACATAGTAGAGTGCAAGATATATGTGAGAACAAAGAACGTGATCAAACACCGCCCAAACCACCATCATCACCTTGTGCTTCCAGTTTTTACCCATCATGAGGAGGGATATGCTCCAAGAGCATGAATAGACTGAGGAGAAGATCGTCCATGGAACCCAACAATAGGACAGCCTTCACTCTCAAGCACAAATTCTGTAAGATCGTCCAAACACATTACCAAATGTCGGAGATGTTCTACCTTTTGATGTTTTGAAAGTCAACGATTTAATCATCATGTTTCCAGTACAAAAGATGTTTCTATTATTAATGGTAGAAGCAATCCCGTTTACGGACGTAATAACTTCATTTAGATAGTCCAGGACAAACGCAATAGAAAGAGCTTACGAAGTATAAGTCTTAATTCAAGAACAGATAAAGAATTATGACCTCTCCTTCTTGTACCCCAGAAACAATTTTAAACCATGCTCACGGGATTCAACTTTGTCGCTGTTATCGTAATCGAACCTGACACACCGCACACTATATCCATAATCCATTATAATAAACGTTCACCTTTCTTACTCCTTGGAAACTACCATCATCCCAAAGGTTACCTGAAGAACCATTCTTATAGACCTTTTCATGAAAACCATCTTGGTATTCCAATTTAGTTACAGCCTAGAGGAAGTGTTGTGAAATATGCTCCAAGAGAGTTTAGATTATTTTCAGCATATCCATGAAACCCAATGATCTTATTACCATTGCAACCAATTGTAAACTTCACAGCGCCTTCATAGTATCCCATGAGGTCTGAAGTCTTCATGTTGGTTTTGAATTGGAGTGCTTGAATGACACCGGATGTCTCGTCAGAGTAACCGTCAATAGACAGTAGATATTCCCTGTCGAGATGGTTAATCTCaaactaaaaacttaaaaatggcCTAAAAACCTTAAATTAacaaacatttaataaaatatttttggaattaaattttcttgggagatttaaaatttattttcctgGCCATACCCCATACATACCGGCTCAAGTATGTAACTTTTACCCGAGGTACAACCATGGGTTCCATTTTTAGGTTGTCCATCCTTGTCAACGTAATCGAATGTGATGTCTTTTATGCCTTTATGATCACTTCGTGCATGAATCTTTGTTACAGCCTCATAATCAGCTCCATCATCCCATTCCTTGCCTCCTTTGCCCCCTTTGGCTTCCATTCTTGCAGGAGTAATCGAAGTAACATACGCTCCAAGAGCTAAGAGGCTAGCATCAGCAAAACCGTGAAAACCGATGATTTTCTTTCCGTCCATTGCTTGCGTAAACTTAtgtttatgatattcttaacCCATCATTTCAGAGATCTTCAAGTTGGTTTTGAATTGAAGTGCAAATATTACACCAGTACCCGCAATCGAAGTAACCCTCAACAGATAAAAgatgttcatttttttcatgatcAATCTCAAACTGCAAAAACATTGGTCagacaacatttaaaaaaaaaaaaaaaaaaaaaaaataaaaNNNNNNNNNNNNNNNNNNNNNNNNNNNNNNNNNNNNNNNNNNNNNNNNNNNNNNNNNNNNaaattaagaggtcactgtaatacttaggggtcgaattccacaaggactcaagtttacaaaataaattatagagttttataattaagctaaacaataataatttgaattaaaataaacaatgcaaaatattaaataaaagctgtgtaAATTAAGATGATCAAAAAGTTATGTCCAgaaaatttctcaggaaattacaaaatagtaaatcaataaattaattaggattcaaacaattaaaaatcagatctagaactctaaactcttttgtaaaataaatcagttttcactgcaaatattatctaaattaaaaaccagaaaatccaaatctctttgtaaaattctaggttaaaacttagctttaaaaacaggtttagataatttcacaaaattactaaatcaaatctctttgcagaaagtaattttgctcatcaaaaggttttatcaggaaaatcaattatattctcatatcaatttattttgctaggttattaattctagatggccaatcaaggattaatatgaagaacaacctatgatgaagatctagaaagataatgaatcctaaataaacagatctaataaatcataaaatccatgtgaaaaaccctgaacctaacaagcaaactactcagataTAATCAATGAGGAACACATCATAgactgaataaattgcattaagaaatcaaaagaagaagtaaaggagttttgaatcttctctcaaggagtcttgattcttctctccaatagctctctaaaaatcttttagggtttttctctctcaaaaagctgctagaataaaacttcctagaataaaacttaagggtttctaaaacctaaaaatactatttatatgtcctaaaacacgtcaggtgtgttgcaaatatggaaaactttggggcagatttgtaaaatttccaaatttgtgattcttcatcggctgaagagggtgtcgaccgatgctcttgttttgatccgagtccaaattgattcttcgagatttatgctccaaaatgatccaaattgctccactttgctccttatGTGCCAAAGTCatagaaaacctgcaaagactcaaaaacatcatagaaaacaaatcaaaagactcaaaaagactcattatatcatggttaaaaaccacaaaaaccatgatatatcaactcccccagacttagcatttgcttgacctcaagcaaaacagaaacttagacctgtgaaagaggtttgacaACAgaaaaactcattttctttctaaggtaatgccatgatcattcaaaccataatccatatgcttagcagacaaatccaaatagaaccaccatgtacttctccatTGACATTCGTATCattcccaaattcaaaccaaattccactacttcctccattaagccttcatcaatgggactcatcaatttgatcaatgtcaagaaccttctagacttaTTCCCGTACTATATtttaacaagcaagatatatcTTTTTAGAATATGTGGTATTCTTCCTCtccccccagacttattctattctaagcctcctttgagctttgccttgctgtttttttttactgactttttttttacaagcaaaggtgtaggcgaataatggggtcatcggtaatttacctatccctcgcttccaagctttgtgtgatcatttgactcaagagtagaataatgaggtcattggtaatttacctctctctctaaactgatcaaaatcatctcatcttctattctcgttttttttttaacaaagctcttAGGAGTGATTTTTtcaacttaaataagggagagaaataccattttcttttgaagatcttacttgtcaggtatgaacaaggagacAAGCtttatgaacatcaatctccttaatgagttaaaaagaaaagtacagaagttacctcaggcttttatgAATTccgttggaaatttggatgtctctggttcactggttagccattggatttttcattagtcggattagtGGATTCAATcggcagcattaatcaaccaaggcaatacacctaaaaagaaaaatcatagtccCCAACAcaattatgaaaaatttgactcaataaaaacaaaattcggttttgacacactaaaaaccaaaaactctgttagtagttagtactaatctcccccagacttaaacgacactgtccccagtgtctTCAAgtaagaagaaagcaaaaagaaacaaaaacatatggaAAATTGTAAGGAAAAGATGAACTGTTTTTGGGTTACCATGCGTCGTCGACCGATACcatttcagtgtcgatcgacactcatcacgaATGGTGTTTTTGGCCGTAtgtccttgttagttgcagatagttgtgttgatggatcaatccttggatgattattctgttaagagacactcaaacacaagttaaaagcaacatgatagatagatagttcatgatttcaaacaaaattcaaacaaaaactgactcaatgcaaaaaaagaaaaatgattcaaaaggaaaagaaaaacctataagtgggttgcctcccactaagcgcttgttttcagtcattagctggACTGCGTTGAAGCTCAGGCATTGGGTAGATCAGAACATGGCAATGCATGCCTCCCAGAGCA from Camelina sativa cultivar DH55 chromosome 3, Cs, whole genome shotgun sequence includes:
- the LOC104778132 gene encoding jacalin-related lectin 12-like — translated: MSGDSNAFGMTQREGTKWDDGCDHDDVTKIYVVGGKYYIQFIKIDYVKSGQPKNGSFHGDSNGGYMLMFEINNLKNEYLESVEGYCNPGRCINAIQFKTNFRVSDMMGYTTGDKFKLASHRKKIIGFQGSADNALKDLDAYFTSITPTRMEAQGGKGGKEWDDGADNDSVTKIQVRINTKGIQYIKLNYVDKDGHPGKEQIHGSETGPGNKLEPFEINHIDKEYLLSIDGYYDEVSGVIKALQFKTNIKTSEVMGDVEKGTKFTLECTGHEIIGFHGFAQDNLNSLGAYITNLPLTKLEYKGCGGNIWDDGTFQGVKKVCVYFNDLIRCIEFEYINGGKEETRVHGMKIFMDDVSKKEFVLDYPNEYLTAVEGTYINPYGYTKITSLTFKTSRNRTSLRMGNASNSSFLLESKGCALVGFHGLSTTDHLYALGAYSFPMTPLPGVKKLDTQAGDGGVPQDDCGSHGV